The Nostoc sp. PCC 7524 nucleotide sequence ATTGAATTAAATGCTGGTCGTCCAACTGTGAAAATCAGAGTAGCAAATACAGGCGATCGCCCGATTCAAGTTGGTTCACATTTTCATTTTTATGAGGTGAATAATGCGCTGAATTTTGATAGAGAACAAGCGTTGGGAATGCGGTTAGATATTCCTGCCGGAACAGCAGTGCGCTTTGAACCTGGGGACGAGAAGGAGGTAACTCTTGTCCCTTTCGTCGGTTCTCGCCAAGTCTACGGTTTCAATGCCAAAATTAACGGAAAGCTCGGTTGATACAGTTCTGGTATGTGTTGTTGTAGAGAAAGTGAAGCAGTGATATGCAAGAAGACCTCAAAATATGGCAAGTATCTGCTGAAGATAAACTTACGGAAATTAACAAAACTAAATTGAATTTGGAAGAGCGTATAGAAAAGTGGTTAGAAAGAGATATTTCTATTCTTTCACCAGACTTATTAGTAATTGGTAGGCAGGTAATTACAGATTATAACGGCATCATTGATCTACTTTGTTTAGATGCTGGAGGCAATGTTGTCATTGTAGAGCTAAAACGGGATAAAACCTCTAGGGAAGTAACTGCTCAAGCCTTAGACTATGCCTCATGGGTGAAAAATTTATCTACTGAACAGGTAATTAGTATTGCTGTTAATTATTTTAATTATATTGGTAAGCAAGAGACATTAGAAGAGACGTTTCAGTTAAAATTTCAGAGAGAATTGCCAGAAGCTATAAATAGTGAACACAAAATTTTTATAGTTGCCTCAGAGATAGATTCTAGCACTGAAAGAATTATTAATTATTTATCAGAAACATATCAAGTTCCTATCAATGTCGCTAAGTTTCATTACTTTAATAATAATGAGCATGAGTTATTAGCTAGAAAATTTTTAGTTGACCCCAATAAATTTAAAGAAAATAAGATTAGCCAATCATTGCGAAAGGCAAACATAACA carries:
- a CDS encoding endonuclease NucS domain-containing protein; translation: MQEDLKIWQVSAEDKLTEINKTKLNLEERIEKWLERDISILSPDLLVIGRQVITDYNGIIDLLCLDAGGNVVIVELKRDKTSREVTAQALDYASWVKNLSTEQVISIAVNYFNYIGKQETLEETFQLKFQRELPEAINSEHKIFIVASEIDSSTERIINYLSETYQVPINVAKFHYFNNNEHELLARKFLVDPNKFKENKISQSLRKANITYEELEKIAENNGVGNIYKLIYQGLIDYPFWTKTTRSCITFTGVNKNKKAIFNLIPIESNQELGLKFKIYLTRLSEYLNQPEEIITQFLPNIEPILQEEWSGLVVQGFFKSEELANYFLKKLNEYRSNTI
- a CDS encoding urease subunit beta; this encodes MIPGEIITAAGEIELNAGRPTVKIRVANTGDRPIQVGSHFHFYEVNNALNFDREQALGMRLDIPAGTAVRFEPGDEKEVTLVPFVGSRQVYGFNAKINGKLG